The Methanoculleus marisnigri JR1 genome window below encodes:
- the ribB gene encoding 3,4-dihydroxy-2-butanone-4-phosphate synthase — protein sequence MIDAAIQALARGEFVLLYDFDNRERETDFAIRSDAVTPAHIRQMRKDGGGLICTAVHPEAAKRLGLPFAHEVLRACSLVERDGEVPYDPKNHSSFSLWVNHRETYTGVTDRDRALTVTAIADEVSKSLNGGGHDFAAHFRTPGHMALLRAADRLLDERRGQTELSIALATMADITPAVTICEMLDDETGFALTKEGAMEYARKHGLVFIEGKNVLDRWESEKLQ from the coding sequence ATGATTGATGCAGCCATACAGGCCCTTGCAAGGGGCGAATTCGTCCTGCTATATGACTTTGACAACCGCGAGCGCGAGACGGACTTCGCGATCCGCTCAGACGCCGTCACGCCCGCCCACATCCGGCAGATGCGTAAAGACGGCGGCGGGCTGATCTGCACGGCGGTCCACCCCGAGGCTGCAAAGAGGCTCGGTCTGCCGTTTGCGCACGAAGTCCTGCGGGCCTGCAGCCTCGTTGAGAGGGACGGGGAGGTCCCGTACGACCCGAAGAACCACTCCTCGTTCTCCCTCTGGGTGAACCACCGCGAGACCTATACCGGGGTCACCGACCGTGACCGGGCGCTGACGGTCACCGCCATTGCAGATGAGGTGAGCAAGTCGCTCAACGGCGGCGGGCACGACTTTGCGGCGCACTTCCGGACACCGGGACACATGGCGCTTCTCCGGGCAGCCGACCGGCTCCTCGACGAGCGGCGGGGGCAGACCGAGCTCTCGATCGCGCTTGCGACCATGGCCGATATCACTCCGGCGGTCACGATCTGCGAGATGCTGGACGACGAGACGGGGTTTGCCCTCACGAAGGAGGGTGCGATGGAGTATGCGAGAAAGCACGGGCTTGTCTTCATCGAGGGGAAAAACGTTCTGGACCGGTGGGAGTCGGAGAAACTGCAATAA
- a CDS encoding DUF120 domain-containing protein, giving the protein MVEAEDLQSLKTIALLGGCRGPIWLSSQSLGSVLGISPQTASRRLIALERQQFVTRSMKPDGQYVAVTREGEQALKREYADYVRIFNPDQRGYTLTGTVISGLGEGRYYMSIPHYKEQFGGCLGFEPFPGTLNIRLDAASIAVRKHLDHAGWIDVPGFTADDRTFGGARVLPCLIRGYRCAIVVPSRTHYPEDTIEVIAGCELRKALNLNDNDTIEVEITHD; this is encoded by the coding sequence ATGGTTGAAGCGGAAGATCTGCAGTCCCTGAAGACGATCGCCCTGCTCGGCGGGTGCCGGGGGCCTATCTGGCTCTCGTCGCAGTCGCTCGGTAGCGTACTGGGTATCAGCCCCCAGACCGCTTCGCGGCGGCTGATCGCGCTTGAGCGGCAGCAGTTCGTCACCCGATCGATGAAGCCCGACGGTCAGTACGTCGCCGTCACCCGGGAGGGCGAGCAGGCGCTGAAGCGGGAATACGCGGATTACGTCCGGATCTTCAACCCGGATCAGAGGGGGTACACCCTGACCGGGACGGTGATCAGCGGGCTCGGGGAAGGCCGTTACTACATGAGCATCCCTCACTACAAGGAGCAGTTCGGCGGGTGTCTCGGGTTCGAACCCTTCCCCGGAACCCTGAACATCAGGCTCGATGCGGCGAGCATCGCGGTCAGAAAGCATCTCGATCACGCCGGGTGGATCGACGTTCCCGGATTCACCGCCGACGATCGGACGTTCGGCGGCGCACGGGTGCTCCCCTGCCTGATCAGGGGGTACAGGTGCGCGATAGTCGTGCCCTCCCGCACTCATTACCCGGAGGATACCATCGAGGTCATCGCCGGGTGCGAACTCCGCAAAGCCCTGAACCTGAACGATAACGATACGATCGAGGTGGAGATTACCCATGATTGA
- a CDS encoding recombinase family protein: MAYLNTRKKGDFAAQKGDVEDFCKYRFQIVEIFHDHRANATPPEKRKGFSEMLEYCAANNCPDIVIYDLAGLARDPDAGLAALKTMNEHYTVYCVNNDFFGFRDDQEQRRAAIGNFITYMEEYRESGRKTAPPVSKKTKKDDGRPIGRPKALNEGQVEALLTVRQSGTSISQICRMFDVSRSTVSKILADYPELKGEWKGARQEPEE, from the coding sequence GTGGCATACTTGAATACGAGAAAGAAGGGGGATTTCGCAGCACAAAAGGGGGATGTCGAGGACTTTTGCAAGTACCGGTTTCAGATTGTTGAAATCTTCCACGATCACCGGGCAAATGCAACGCCCCCGGAGAAGCGGAAGGGTTTTTCGGAGATGCTGGAGTATTGCGCCGCCAATAACTGTCCCGATATCGTTATCTACGATCTTGCGGGCCTCGCGAGGGACCCGGACGCCGGGCTTGCCGCACTCAAAACCATGAACGAGCACTACACCGTCTACTGCGTGAATAACGATTTCTTCGGGTTCCGGGACGACCAGGAGCAGAGGAGGGCGGCGATCGGCAACTTCATCACGTATATGGAAGAGTACCGCGAGAGTGGCCGGAAGACCGCCCCTCCTGTCTCGAAGAAGACGAAGAAGGATGACGGGCGCCCCATCGGGAGGCCGAAAGCGCTCAACGAGGGGCAGGTCGAGGCTCTCCTCACGGTACGACAGTCCGGGACGAGCATCAGCCAGATTTGTCGGATGTTCGACGTCAGCAGGAGCACGGTCAGCAAGATCCTCGCGGACTACCCGGAACTGAAGGGGGAGTGGAAGGGCGCCCGGCAGGAGCCGGAGGAGTGA
- a CDS encoding helix-turn-helix domain-containing protein, whose protein sequence is MKSGVRHQLAEKMAGEITLSDSPGQALKKWRQSFNIPQGLLAERLEVSPSVISDYESGRRKSPGTAIVGKIVDTILSIDEDNGGRFINKFAKILYSEFDEDVIYDIHEYASPVTLSDFAEAIGAVTLCGPADQALYGYTVINSLNAILQLSSSEFNRIYGWSTERALIFTEVSTGKSPMVAIRVTPFKPRCVVLQGIGPDEVHPLIPGLAERDRISVLCTEMDVETIISSLRGKLW, encoded by the coding sequence ATGAAATCCGGGGTGCGGCATCAACTTGCCGAGAAAATGGCAGGAGAAATCACACTCTCGGACTCACCGGGTCAGGCCCTCAAGAAGTGGCGGCAGAGCTTTAACATCCCCCAGGGATTGCTTGCCGAGCGATTGGAGGTCTCTCCCTCAGTTATCAGCGACTACGAAAGCGGACGGCGAAAGAGTCCGGGAACTGCCATCGTTGGAAAAATCGTCGATACGATCCTCTCGATCGACGAGGACAACGGCGGCCGGTTCATCAACAAATTTGCGAAAATCCTGTACAGCGAATTCGACGAAGACGTCATCTACGACATCCACGAGTACGCGTCCCCGGTGACCCTCTCCGACTTTGCAGAGGCCATCGGCGCCGTCACGCTCTGCGGGCCGGCGGATCAGGCCCTCTATGGGTATACGGTGATCAACAGCCTCAACGCGATCCTCCAGCTCTCTTCGAGCGAGTTCAACCGCATCTACGGCTGGAGCACGGAACGTGCCCTCATCTTCACCGAGGTCTCGACCGGAAAGTCTCCCATGGTGGCGATCCGGGTCACGCCGTTCAAACCGCGCTGCGTGGTGCTGCAGGGCATCGGCCCGGACGAGGTGCATCCACTGATCCCGGGTCTCGCGGAACGCGACCGGATCAGCGTGCTCTGCACCGAGATGGATGTCGA